Genomic window (Blastocatellia bacterium):
TCTTCGCCGTAACATTCTTGGTGACCGAAGCAACCAGATCAACGAATTCGAGGTTGCTGTCTATTGAAAGCTCAATGGTCTCGGTCATCGGCTAGCGGGTTGCCTTTCTTTCCAAACCTAGTTACCGCAAACTTGTCACGCATGAACTAACGCGAAGGGTAGTCACAAGGCGCGTCATTGTGTAACATGGCGGAACTTACCATGTCAAGATCAATGGGAATCAACGGCAGAGGCGCAATCCGCGGCGAGGTCACACTGCCGGGCGATAAATCGATTTCGCACCGCATCGCCATGCTCGCGGGCATCGCCCAGGGCAGCTCACGAATCCGCAACTTTGCGTCGAGCGCCGATTGTCACGCGACCCTCGATTGCGTGCGGCGGCTCGGCATCGAAGTGGATGTGAATGGCCGTGAAGTCGTCATTCATGGTCAAGGGCTGCACGGCCTGGCGCCCGCCGAGACGCCAGCGACACTCGACGCGCAGAACTCCGGCTCGACCATCCGCATGATCAGCGGCATCCTCGCCGGTCAGCGATTCTCCACGGTGATTGATGGCGATTCGAGTCTGCGCCGCCGCCCGATGCGCCGCATCATCGAGCCGCTCACCTTGATGGGCGCACGCATCACGGCGCGTGACGAGAACTACGCGCCGCTAAGAATCATTGGCGGCGGCTTGCGGGCGATTGATTTCACGAGCGGCGTCGCCAGCGCCCAGGTCAAAACATGCGTATTGTTTGCGGGGCTCTATGCTGATGGCCGCACGACATTCCGCGAGCCCTCCATGTCGCGCAATCATACCGAGCTGATGCTCAAAGAATTCGGCGCGCGCCTGGACCAGGATGATGGCAGCTTGAGCGTCGAAGGGGGCAACGAGCTGCAAGCGGTAGAGTACCGCGTTCCTGGCGATCTATCCTCAGCAGCCTTCTTCCTTGCAGGGGCGAGCGCGCTTGCCGGATCAGAGGTGACGGTCAGCAATGTAAGTTTGAATTCAACGCGCACAGGATTTCTCGCCGTGCTGAAATATCTCGGCGCGGACGTTGAGCTAAGCAACGTGCGCAGCGAGCATGGCGAGCACATCGGTGATCTTCGCCTGACAGGCGGGCAGCTTAAGACGGAGCCCGCGGGCACGGTACTTGACGGCGAGATCATCCCTCACATCATTGACGAGATACCGATTCTTGCCGTGCTCGCCACACAGGTCGAAGGTCGCATTGAGGTGCGCGACGCGCGCGAGCTGCGCGTCAAAGAGAGCGACCGCATCCAGACGGTCGTCGCCGGCATACGGGCGATGGGCGGCGTCATTGACGAGTTCGAAGACGGCTTCGCCGTCAGT
Coding sequences:
- the aroA gene encoding 3-phosphoshikimate 1-carboxyvinyltransferase — encoded protein: MSRSMGINGRGAIRGEVTLPGDKSISHRIAMLAGIAQGSSRIRNFASSADCHATLDCVRRLGIEVDVNGREVVIHGQGLHGLAPAETPATLDAQNSGSTIRMISGILAGQRFSTVIDGDSSLRRRPMRRIIEPLTLMGARITARDENYAPLRIIGGGLRAIDFTSGVASAQVKTCVLFAGLYADGRTTFREPSMSRNHTELMLKEFGARLDQDDGSLSVEGGNELQAVEYRVPGDLSSAAFFLAGASALAGSEVTVSNVSLNSTRTGFLAVLKYLGADVELSNVRSEHGEHIGDLRLTGGQLKTEPAGTVLDGEIIPHIIDEIPILAVLATQVEGRIEVRDARELRVKESDRIQTVVAGIRAMGGVIDEFEDGFAVSGPQRLSGARIETDGDHRIAMAFAIAGLMAEGKTEISDADCAAVSFPEFYDILESLAGEGRVSR